The genomic segment TGCTGATCTTCCTGGGCCGCACTCACTTCTACGAAGGTCGCGGCGTCGCATCTGTCGTGCATGGCGTACGTACGGCCGCTGCTGCTGGCGTGAAGACCATGGTCCTGACCAACGGCTGCGGCGGACTCAACCCGAGTTGGGTGCCCGGTACGCCGGTGCTCATCAAGGACCACATCAACCTCACCGCGACCTCACCGATCGAGGGCGCGAATTTCGTCGACCTGACCGACCTCTACTCGCCTCGCCTCCGCGCGATGTTCCAGGAAGTCGATCCGACACTCGAAGAGGGCGTCTACGTCCAGTTCCCTGGGCCTCACTACGAGACGCCTGCCGAGATCAACATGGTGCGCGCGATCGGTGGCGACCTCGTCGGCATGTCCACCGTGCTCGAGGCGATCGCTGCCCGCGAGGCCGGTATGGAGGTCCTC from the Aeromicrobium panaciterrae genome contains:
- a CDS encoding purine-nucleoside phosphorylase gives rise to the protein MTTSASTVQQSAQQAADAIKDRTGGAHHDTALVMGSGWLPAADALGTPEFEIPVAELPGFSAPAVVGHGGTIRSVPLGDKRLLIFLGRTHFYEGRGVASVVHGVRTAAAAGVKTMVLTNGCGGLNPSWVPGTPVLIKDHINLTATSPIEGANFVDLTDLYSPRLRAMFQEVDPTLEEGVYVQFPGPHYETPAEINMVRAIGGDLVGMSTVLEAIAAREAGMEVLGLSLVTNLAAGISGEPLNHEEVLEAGKAAASRMGTLLADVLPRI